One Manihot esculenta cultivar AM560-2 chromosome 6, M.esculenta_v8, whole genome shotgun sequence DNA segment encodes these proteins:
- the LOC122723842 gene encoding GDSL esterase/lipase At5g03980-like produces the protein MASSKLLFPLLLCSVFLFLLLPISNAHLLKACEFEAIYNLGDSISDTGNLIQEDPASVFSRLPYGQNLYRNPTGRCSNGLLIIDFIAKSAGIPLLEAYLNASSSKTHGVNFAVAGSTALPVEFLAEKGVIAPVTNSSLTKQLNWMHTHFNTTCHSSKEKHKRSLFMVGEIGGNDYNYAFFQGKSIDELKSMVSDVVKAIKEAVMRVIGFGAARVIVPGNFPIGCMPIYLSGFHSNDSSEYDEFHCLKGLNNFAMYHNEQLQQAIKELQEENPKVNIVYGDYYNAYKWILSKAALLGFDPKSLQKACCGSGGDYDFSLNRMCGAPNVPVCHTPQEHISWDGVHSTEKAYFFMARWIIRNIFQKLKCIA, from the exons ATGGCTTCCTCCAAGCTTCTTTTCCCTTTGCTTCTCTGTTccgttttcctttttcttcttctgccTATATCTAATGCTCATCTTCTCAAGGCTTGTGAGTTTGAGGCCATATACAACCTTGGGGATTCAATTTCTGACACTGGCAATTTGATCCAAGAGGACCCTGCTTCTGTTTTTTCTAGACTTCCCTATGGCCAAAACCTGTACAGGAATCCAACTGGTAGATGCTCCAATGGCTTgctcattattgatttcattG CAAAATCAGCTGGTATTCCACTTCTTGAAGCATATTTGAATGCTAGTTCCAGCAAGACACATGGCGTGAATTTTGCAGTTGCTGGCTCTACTGCATTGCCTGTGGAATTTCTTGCAGAAAAAGGAGTGATTGCCCCTGTCACCAATAGTTCTCTTACCAAACAACTCAACTGGATGCATACCCATTTCAATACAACCTGCCATAGTTCCAAAG AGAAACATAAGAGATCTTTGTTCATGGTTGGGGAGATTGGAGGCAATGATTATAACTATGCTTTCTTTCAAGGCAAgagtattgatgagttgaaGTCCATGGTATCTGATGTTGTTAAAGCTATCAAAGAAGCTGTTATG agggttattggatTTGGTGCTGCTCGGGTTATTGTTCCTGGGAATTTTCCAATCGGTTGCATGCCCATATATCTTAGTGGATTTCACTCCAATGATTCTAGTGAATATGATGAATTTCATTGCCTCAAAGGACTGAATAACTTTGCAATGTATCACAATGAGCAACTCCAGCAAGCAATTAAAGAATTGCAAGAAGAGAATCCAAAAGTGAATATAGTATATGGGGATTACTACAATGCCTACAAGTGGATTTTGAGTAAAGCTGCATTGCTTG GGTTTGATCCAAAATCACTGCAAAAGGCTTGTTGTGGGAGTGGAGGTGATTATGATTTTAGTCTTAATAGAATGTGTGGGGCTCCTAACGTACCAGTTTGTCATACACCTCAAGAACATATCAGTTGGGATGGAGTACATTCAACTGAAAAGGCCTATTTCTTCATGGCTCGATGGATCATTCGCAACATCTTCCAAAAGCTTAAGTGCATAGCTTGa